A window of Suncus etruscus isolate mSunEtr1 chromosome 4, mSunEtr1.pri.cur, whole genome shotgun sequence contains these coding sequences:
- the LOC126006909 gene encoding alpha-N-acetylgalactosaminidase-like: protein MTGPDGRPQSGLMGSRPSQEPQQTVLLLVLGTQVQMLENGLLRVPPMGWLSWERFRCNTNCKNDPKNCISERLFMEMADRLAQDGWRDLGYVYLNIDDCWIGGRDSKGRLIPDKERFPNGIAFLADYAHSLGLKLGIYEDLGKFTCSGYPGTTLDKVVLDAQTFAEWKVDMLKLDGCYSTSKQRVQGYPKMAAALNATGRPIAFSCVWPLYDHGLPPRVDYKLVADTCNLWRNYKDIQDSWTSVLSILDWFVTHQDILQPVAGPGHWNDPDMLIIGNKGLNFEQARSQMALWTILAAPLLMSTDLRSISPQNVDILQNSLMIKINQDPLGIQGRRVIKDQNHIEVFLRPLANQAFAIVFFSRHTIKPYQYSSSLAQLNLTDATMYEAQDVYTGDTISNLKQTTNFTVTINPSGVVMWYLYPLRKQQLFQH, encoded by the exons ATGACTGGGCCAGATGGGAGGCCCCAGAGCGGCCTCATGGGCTCCAGGCCCAGCCAAGAGCCGCAGCAGACTG TGCTCTTGCTGGTCCTGGGAACCCAGGTGCAGATGCTGGAGAACGGGCTCCTGAGGGTGCCCCCCATGGGCTGGCTTTCCTGGGAGCGCTTCCGCTGCAACACAAACTGCAAAAACGACCCCAAGAACTGCATCAG CGAGCGGCTCTTCATGGAGATGGCTGAccggctggcccaggatggatggCGGGACCTAGGCTACGTGTACCTCAACATCGATGACTGCTGGATCGGAGGGCGCGATTCCAAGGGCCGCCTCATACCTGACAAAGAGCGTTTCCCTAATGGCATTGCTTTCCTGGCTGACTAT GCTCACTCCTTGGGCCTGAAGCTGGGTATCTACGAGGACCTGGGCAAGTTTACCTGCAGTGGTTACCCAGGCACAACGCTTGACAAGGTGGTTCTGGACGCTCAGACCTTCGCTGAGTGGAAGGTGGACATGCTGAAGCTGGATGGCTGCTACTCGACCTCCAAGCAACGGGTCCAGG GATACCCCAAGATGGCAGCTGCACTGAATGCCACAGGCCGCCCCATCGCCTTCTCCTGTGTTTGGCCACTCTATGACCACGGCCTCCCCCCAAGG GTGGACTACAAACTTGTAGCAGACACCTGTAACCTCTGGCGCAACTACAAAGACATCCAGGACTCGTGGACCAGTGTGTTGTCCATCCTAGACTGGTTCGTGACCCACCAGGACATTCTGCAGCCTGTGGCAGGCCCTGGCCACTGGAATGACCCGGACATG CTGATCATTGGGAACAAGGGCCTGAACTTTGAGCAAGCACGCTCCCAGATGGCCTTGTGGACCATCCTGGCAGCTCCCCTCCTAATGTCCACGGACCTACGTTCCATAAGCCCCCAGAATGTTGACATTCTGCAGAATTCGCTCATGATCAAAATCAACCAGGACCCCCTAGGCATCCAGGGACGCAGGGTTATCAAG GACCAAAACCACATTGAAGTGTTCTTGCGGCCCCTGGCCAATCAAGCTTTCGCCATTGTGTTCTTCAGCCGCCACACAATCAAGCCCTATCAGTACAGCAGTTCCCTGGCACAGCTGAACCTAACTGATGCCACCATGTATGAG GCCCAGGATGTCTACACTGGCGACACCATCAGCAATCTCAAGCAGACCACCAACTTCACGGTCACCATCAATCCTTCTGGGGTGGTCATGTGGTACCTTTACCCCCTCAGGAAGCAGCAACTATTCCAGCATTGA
- the LOC126006910 gene encoding LOW QUALITY PROTEIN: alpha-N-acetylgalactosaminidase-like (The sequence of the model RefSeq protein was modified relative to this genomic sequence to represent the inferred CDS: deleted 1 base in 1 codon; substituted 1 base at 1 genomic stop codon), with amino-acid sequence MLLKTVLLLVLGTQVQMLKNRLLRVPPPMGWLSWEHFRCKIDYNINSKNCIGEWLFMEMADRLAQDGWRDLGYSYLNIDDCWIGGRDSKGRLIPDKERFPNGIAFLADYAHSLGLKLGIYENLSLIDCSGYAGTTLDTVVLDTQTFAEWKVDMLKMDGCFSTYKQWAKGYPMMMAAALNATGHPIAFCCWPAYDGGLPRGXPRVDYKRVADSCNLWCNFFNIKDLWVSVLFVLDWFVAHQDILQPVAGPGHWNDPDVLIIGNKGLNFEQARYQMALWTILAAPLFMSVDLRSISPQNVDILQNSLMIKINQDPLGIQGRRVIKAGNHKEVFLRPLANQASAIMFFNCHRYKSYQYSFSLVQLNLTDEYEAQDVYAGDTISNLKHTTNFTVTINPSGVVMWYLYPLRKWQLFQH; translated from the exons ATGCTGCTGAAGACAG TGCTCTTGCTGGTCCTGGGGACCCAGGTACAGATGCTGAAGAATAGGCTTCTgagagtg cccccccccatgggCTGGCTGTCCTGGGAGCACTTCCGCTGCAAGATAGACTACAATATCAACTCCAAGAACTGCATCGG CGAGTGGCTCTTCATGGAGATGGCTGAccggctggcccaggatggatggCGGGATCTGGGCTACTCATACCTCAACATCGATGACTGCTGGATTGGAGGGCGAGATTCCAAGGGCCGCCTCATACCTGACAAAGAGCGTTTCCCTAATGGCATTGCTTTCCTGGCTGACTAT GCTCACTCCTTGGGCCTGAAGCTGGGTATCTACGAGAACCTGAGCCTAATAGACTGCAGTGGTTACGCAGGCACCACGCTTGACACGGTGGTTCTGGACACTCAGACCTTCGCTGAGTGGAAGGTGGACATGCTAAAAATGGATGGCTGCTTCTCGACCTACAAGCAATGGGCCAAGG GATACCCCATGATGATGGCAGCTGCACTGAATGCCACAGGCCACCCCATCGCCTTCTGCTGTTGGCCAGCCTATGATGGGGGCCTTCCCCGAGG CTAGCCCAGG GTGGACTACAAAAGAGTGGCTGACAGCTGTAACCTCTGGTGCAACTTCTTCAACATCAAGGACTTGTGGGTCAGCGTGTTGTTTGTCCTGGACTGGTTTGTGGCCCACCAGGACATCTTGCAGCCTGTGGCAGGTCCCGGGCACTGGAATGACCCAGATGTG CTGATCATTGGGAACAAGGGCCTGAACTTTGAGCAAGCACGCTACCAGATGGCCTTGTGGACCATCTTGGCAGCCCCCCTCTTTATGTCCGTGGACCTGCGCTCCATAAGCCCCCAGAATGTTGACATTCTGCAGAATTCGCTCATGATCAAAATCAACCAGGACCCCCTAGGCATCCAGGGACGCAGGGTTATCAAG GCAGGAAACCACAAGGAAGTGTTCCTGCGGCCCCTGGCCAACCAAGCCTCGGCCATCATGTTCTTCAACTGCCACAGATACAAGTCTTATCAGTACAGCTTCTCCCTTGTGCAGCTGAACCTCACTGATGAGTATGAG GCCCAGGATGTCTATGCCGGCGACACCATCAGCAATCTCAAGCACACCACCAACTTCACGGTCACCATCAATCCTTCCGGGGTGGTCATGTGGTACCTGTACCCTCTCAGGAAGTGGCAACTATTCCAGCATTGA